The following nucleotide sequence is from Bacteroidota bacterium.
GCGCCACCCGGCAGCCATCTATTCCTCGCAGACAAAAACCATATCTCCTGCCACTGGCAGGGTGATGAGCCGTAATCCACTGGCATTGATTGATCAGTGGAACAGCCTCTTGCAATTTGTGCTTTCAACTGGCAAAAGTGAAAGTCATGTGCTGGTACTTTATGAAGAGTTGGTCGAAAAGCCCGATGAAACTATGCACATGCTCTGCAAAGTCCTTATGATTCAGGAAAAATGGTCGGATTTACTTCACAAACGGGGAAAAGTAGGCGAATGGCTTGGGTACGAATACATGGCCATTCACCAAAGTATAGACAAGAAGCCCATCGTTGAAAAAATCGATAACTGGAAGCTGGAGCTTGGCACAACGACGAAAAACCTTTTGGCAAGAAAGATGAGCAAAAATTCATTTTATAATTTTCCCGCCAACAAAGAAAGACATGTATTTCTTATTTGTTACAGCCTTTTTTGCCGATTCGATCGAAAATTTTTGAGTTGGAAGCAAAATATAAAACACCTAATACAACATGGGGTTTAAAACTACAAAACTGGCAATTAGCCTGAGAAACAAGAATGTTTTGTACAAAGCATGGCTGAATTTTATCAGTTTGCTGCAGCCTGTGAATGGCCACCATCTAAAAGAATTTCTGCTTTTTGTGGGTTATCCACGCTCGGGCAGCAGCACCCTAGGCTCCCTGCTCGATGCCCACCCGCAGATAATCGTGGCCCATGAATTAAATGCATTAAACTATTTAAACAGGGGGTTCAGCCGGCGGCAAATCTTTACGCTTCTTATTCAAAATTCTATAAAATACGCTCGCAGCGGTCGCTTTAGCTCGGGCTATCCGGGATTGGTGCCCGGTCAACACAATGGGAAATCGGCCTGCCTGAAAGTGCTCGGTGATAAAAAAGCCGGTGGCACGGCACTGGCACTAAGACTAAATGATAGCTTGCTTCATCGTCTTCAGGACAAAGTACAGTTACCCCTTAAGTGCCTGCACCTGGTGCGCAACCCTTTCGACATGATTACAACCCAGGCTTATGGGGGAAATGAAAAAAAGGCCCCCCTCACAGCAGAAGGTATTCAGCGGGCCATGCGGCTTTGCTTCGAGAAATTCGATACTATTCAGAGTCTGATTCAGAAAAAAATCCATTCTGTGCATACTCTTCGGTACGAGGCCCTGCTGGAAAATCCTGTATCGGAATTGTCGACCATACTCTCCTGGCTCGAAGTGGATGGGGATGATGCCTGGCTCGATGCGTGCTGCCGGCATCTTTATCAGCAGCCCCACCGCAGCCGAAGTAAGTATAACTGGACTGCAGATGAAAAAGAACAGGTGATGCGGCAAATTGAAAAATATCCCTTCCTGCAGGGATATACATTTGAAAACTAATGCTTGAAGGAGATACCCTGAGGGCTAATGCATAGTTGCTGAATATCTGTTCCTTCCCGAAATTTTTCGATACGATAAAGACTGTTTTTCTTGGCCCTGTAGAAATGAAAATAGAGTACCTTTCGGCCCGAGATTTCATCAGTGAGGGCTCCGTTACTAAACACCACCTTGTAATTTAGTTGACCTCTTTGCAGAAAGTACTCATCGCTCAGCATAAAATCGCCATAATGCACCTTTAGATCGAAAGCAGAATTTACCAGATCGTTCAGGTCATTTACCTTCCCAGCCTCGCAAAACGAAGAATAAAAAAGCGATTTCAACCTAAAAGCAACACCTTTTCCTGCAGGGCGCCCGTGTGCTTTAAAGCGTTCTGGAAAACTGAATACATAATATGGATTCCGCAAAATCTTCTTCCAGTTGTCGGAGCGTGTATATAGAAGCCGCATTGTGCGGGTATTCTTAAAAAGCGTAAAATTCCCGGCAAAAGAATCTTTTCGTGCTGTGATGATGTCATAGCGATCAAAATCTTCTGGGCGGAGCCATTCGCCGATGTGCCCCATGATCATATCCAGGTCTGTGTATCCCCAAAAACCGGCTCCTTCAAGATAGTCTTCAAACAAATGCCCGTAAAACGGTTTGTAATCGCATAATTTGTAGGGGAACGGAAGTTGCAGGGAGATTTTGAGCTTTCCCTGGGCAAGGTTGATGAATTCCTTTCGACTCATCGGAATGTACCGAACATTGTCGGGCAGGTTGAAAGATGGCCTGCGGTCAGCAAAAAATAAAAAATCAACCTGTGGATTCAATCTGCACGAAATAAAATAGTATTCGGCCAGGGCCGGCAGTCTGCCAAAATAAACCAGTATGATGCGTATTTTCTTCAATTTATAAAAGGTGTTTTTTTATGGCCGAAGCCAGCCGTTGAAGCTTCAGGTAAATCTGCAAATGGCCATACTGCTTTTTGCCAAAATACCGCCAGGGTCTTTGGCTTTTTACTACCTGCCGGAAGTCGTCGCTCTCGTTGTAGAACTTATAGAAAAGAGTATTCAGAGTGGGGTTTGATCGAAGTGTCTGCAGGTCGTGATAATGCGCTATTCTGGCCGCATCATCGAGCCTGGCTCTCCGGCGGACGGGAAAATTCATTTCTTCACCCAGGGCTTGTACTTGATAAGGCCGCTTCGCCAGCACCAGCGACAGGGCCAGCTGGTCGCGGTGAAATACATCGAACAACTTATTTTTTAGCTGCGAGGCTTGCGAAAGAAATACAAATTCCTCCTCCCACTGCCGGGCAAGCGCCTGGTGCAGACCCGGTCGTATCCACAAAACTCCCGAATTGTAATAGGGTACTACCGACTCCAGGGTAACTGTTGTAAAAACTCTTTCTGCCGGCAATACCAAGCCCCTCTGGGCAAAGAGCCCCTGCCAGTTTACCCCGGGTGCGGCATCGGCAGGTTTCATGGCCAGGTCAGGCTTGCCCGTAAAATCCGGCAACTCCTTTAGCAACAGGGTATCGCTATCGAGAAACAAAACCGCCCGGTTGGTTTCGAGCTGCTGCAGGGCATAAAATTTATTGCTCATGGGGTCACCCGGCAGCATTCGCTTGCGCGAACCGAGGTAAGGATTTGAAAAACATTTTACTTCTATGCGCAGATTCCCGAACAAGCGGATACTTTGTTTATTGATCCCTCTTAAAAGCCTCTCGGGAATAAAAACATGCGCAATGTTTTGATGGTATTGACGCAGAGAGAATGCAAGCAAAAGCGATTTGATTTCGAGTTCACCGGGTTGGCAGATTAATACGATTTCGGTATCCTTCATGGTTGTTCTGTTGACGACAAAGGATATCCAAATACTTGCATATCAAGCAGACTATAGTCTTTCATTATCCGCTGGTTCGATTTCGCGTATTGTCTGCAGAAGTCGTTTAAATAGCGCTTTGCCTTTGGGGGAATCTCCTGTCTGCTGCCTTTCCCCTCGCGCGAAGTATATACCCCTGGCAAATGAAAATAATAATGTTTAAAGGGAATGCCATAACGGGTAAAATGATTAAGCCCACGGTAAAGTACAAGCTGGTCCGGAGACAAACCGCGGTTTAATGGCCTTTCGGATGGCAGGGAGCCCTCGATCGTGAAGCCAAAATCGGTATTCATTTTAGATAGAAATTCATTCGGATTCTGACGAAACGATTCATACAAATACACATGCATCCTTTCTTTGCCCACTTTATTCGAAAGGTACTCAAGATAGGGTTCGAAATTGGCAAACAAGGGCGAAAAAAGAAACAGTTCTTCGAGCCTGTTGGCTGGGTTCAGGAAGCGCCTCAGCGAATAGGTGCCCCCTTTTTTTATATACTGCGAATAGAGCGAAAAAATAAAGTGAGACTGCTTCCGCAAAAAAACCACATATTCCGCTTTGGGAAAAAGGCTTACCAGCCGGTCGATGGATTCGCTATAGAACCAATGGTTCACCTGGCCGCCCCGGATGTTGCCGGTAATCATTTCTTCGGAAATGATTATATTTTGATTACGGGGAAGCTTA
It contains:
- a CDS encoding sulfotransferase encodes the protein MKFVFLSYLNRSGSTFLVNQLSKLPALIVCPEADILYDQLLCNPNEILLPEKSAQIISKLQKDKKFSVWRMNLQNFESFSGTCFGLFQQILLAFVMEHAPKAHIVLFKHNYLYRLFPLLETQENILFLSLLRHPAAIYSSQTKTISPATGRVMSRNPLALIDQWNSLLQFVLSTGKSESHVLVLYEELVEKPDETMHMLCKVLMIQEKWSDLLHKRGKVGEWLGYEYMAIHQSIDKKPIVEKIDNWKLELGTTTKNLLARKMSKNSFYNFPANKERHVFLICYSLFCRFDRKFLSWKQNIKHLIQHGV
- a CDS encoding sulfotransferase domain-containing protein — translated: MGFKTTKLAISLRNKNVLYKAWLNFISLLQPVNGHHLKEFLLFVGYPRSGSSTLGSLLDAHPQIIVAHELNALNYLNRGFSRRQIFTLLIQNSIKYARSGRFSSGYPGLVPGQHNGKSACLKVLGDKKAGGTALALRLNDSLLHRLQDKVQLPLKCLHLVRNPFDMITTQAYGGNEKKAPLTAEGIQRAMRLCFEKFDTIQSLIQKKIHSVHTLRYEALLENPVSELSTILSWLEVDGDDAWLDACCRHLYQQPHRSRSKYNWTADEKEQVMRQIEKYPFLQGYTFEN